In Candidatus Omnitrophota bacterium, the following are encoded in one genomic region:
- a CDS encoding GntR family transcriptional regulator, protein MVEIGNFNKLKVVKHVDFGVYLDGGELGEILMPIRYVPEGCKDGDIVEVFVYRDSEDRVIATTEQPLARIEEFAFLKAVTVNNIGAFLDWGLMKDLFVPFREQEKKMEEGKSYVVKIYLDKKSDRIAASSRLTRFLDQSPADYKEGQSVELLVCGAT, encoded by the coding sequence ATGGTGGAAATAGGAAATTTCAATAAATTGAAAGTGGTGAAGCATGTGGATTTCGGCGTCTATCTCGACGGCGGCGAGCTGGGCGAGATACTCATGCCCATAAGATATGTGCCCGAGGGATGCAAAGACGGCGACATCGTCGAGGTTTTCGTGTACAGGGACTCCGAAGACCGCGTCATAGCGACAACCGAACAGCCCCTCGCACGGATAGAGGAATTCGCTTTTCTGAAAGCCGTCACGGTCAACAACATAGGCGCTTTCCTCGACTGGGGCCTGATGAAAGATCTCTTCGTGCCCTTCCGCGAACAGGAAAAGAAGATGGAGGAAGGAAAATCCTATGTCGTAAAAATATATCTGGACAAAAAAAGCGACCGCATCGCGGCGTCCTCGCGCCTCACCCGCTTCCTCGACCAGTCACCCGCCGATTACAAAGAGGGACAGAGTGTAGAGCTGCTGGTGTGCGGAGCCACCGA